A genomic segment from Streptomyces sp. NBC_00654 encodes:
- a CDS encoding GntR family transcriptional regulator, whose translation MLSTGLPQGAVPKLERPGPLRERVYEALLELITTRALRPGQHLVESELAGHLGVSRQPVREALQRLNTEGWVDLRPAQGAFVHEPTEEEADQLLSVRTLLEAEAARLAAANSGTTGIAALEELCAKGERAVADDDVDLAVATNAAFHAKVMELAGNVVLAELAGQVDRRVRWYYTPVARQRGTQSWTEHRALIAAISSRDERRATEIMRSHTEHTRRTYHQRESN comes from the coding sequence ATGTTGTCCACAGGACTGCCACAAGGGGCTGTGCCGAAGCTGGAACGGCCCGGTCCGCTGCGCGAGCGTGTCTACGAGGCGCTCCTCGAACTGATCACCACGCGCGCGCTCAGGCCGGGCCAGCACCTGGTCGAGAGCGAACTGGCCGGACACCTCGGCGTGTCCAGGCAGCCGGTGCGCGAGGCGCTCCAGCGGCTGAACACCGAGGGGTGGGTCGACCTGCGCCCCGCGCAGGGTGCCTTTGTGCACGAACCCACCGAGGAGGAGGCCGACCAGCTGCTCTCGGTCCGTACGCTGCTGGAGGCGGAGGCCGCCCGGCTGGCCGCCGCGAACTCCGGCACGACGGGCATCGCCGCACTCGAAGAGCTCTGCGCCAAGGGTGAGCGGGCCGTCGCCGACGACGACGTCGATCTGGCCGTCGCGACCAACGCGGCCTTCCACGCCAAGGTCATGGAGCTGGCCGGGAACGTCGTACTGGCGGAGCTGGCCGGACAGGTCGACCGCCGGGTCCGCTGGTACTACACGCCGGTGGCCCGGCAGCGCGGCACCCAGTCCTGGACCGAGCACCGTGCGCTGATCGCGGCGATCTCGTCGCGGGACGAGCGGCGGGCCACGGAGATCATGCGCTCGCACACGGAACACACCCGCCGGACCTACCACCAGCGCGAAAGCAACTGA